The following coding sequences are from one Pseudoalteromonas aliena SW19 window:
- a CDS encoding group II intron maturase-specific domain-containing protein, producing the protein MDLDHWIRRRIRMCYWRQWRKPRTKVRSLMKLGVSERLAIACGITSKGPCRSSKTKGINIALGTNYLASQGLVSLRDIWINIHYGR; encoded by the coding sequence GTGGATTTAGATCATTGGATCCGCCGTAGGATAAGGATGTGCTACTGGCGGCAGTGGCGAAAACCTCGTACCAAAGTACGCAGTTTAATGAAATTGGGTGTTAGCGAGCGACTCGCCATAGCCTGTGGTATCACCAGTAAAGGCCCTTGTAGAAGCTCAAAAACAAAAGGAATTAACATTGCGCTAGGCACTAACTACTTAGCGTCACAAGGGTTAGTGTCATTGAGAGATATTTGGATCAATATTCATTACGGGAGATGA
- the ltrA gene encoding group II intron reverse transcriptase/maturase, with protein MNLNSHRSPCCDSDEQRSAVNNTSNEYNQTDHDLMARVLSNHNIGVAWQHVKRNKGAAGIDNMSIEEFNHFAKLHWLGIKQQLLNGTYQPLPVKRVMIPKPDGGERMLGIPAVIDRVIQQAIAQVISPYFEPQFSPHSYGYRPHKRASQAVNHVQSCVKQGYKTAVDIDLSKFFDEVDHDMLMNRVGRKIKDKALMRLLGKYLRAGVAERETGLWFESTKGVPQGGPLSPLLSNILLDELDKKLTYKRLKFARYADDIIILVKTKSEGLIIQREITAFITKRLKLKVNESKSRVGPVTGSKFLGFTFRYGQVQIHEQALKKFKANVRELTNRNWGISMTLQIHKLTQYLLWLGTLLPNSQRLSTNSGFRSLDPP; from the coding sequence ATGAACTTGAATTCACATAGATCACCGTGTTGTGATAGTGATGAACAGCGTTCTGCTGTGAATAATACCTCGAATGAATATAACCAAACAGATCATGACCTGATGGCAAGAGTACTAAGCAACCACAATATTGGCGTAGCATGGCAACATGTTAAGCGCAATAAAGGGGCTGCGGGTATTGATAATATGAGTATTGAAGAGTTTAATCACTTCGCTAAGTTACATTGGTTAGGTATTAAACAACAATTACTTAACGGCACTTATCAACCCTTGCCAGTCAAACGCGTGATGATACCCAAACCTGATGGCGGTGAGCGAATGCTTGGGATCCCTGCTGTTATCGACAGAGTGATCCAACAAGCCATTGCTCAAGTGATTAGCCCTTATTTTGAGCCTCAATTTTCACCACATAGTTATGGTTATCGCCCTCATAAAAGAGCCAGTCAAGCAGTGAACCATGTTCAATCTTGTGTTAAACAAGGTTATAAAACAGCGGTTGATATCGACTTGTCTAAGTTCTTTGATGAAGTAGACCACGACATGCTGATGAATCGTGTTGGTCGTAAAATCAAAGACAAAGCACTCATGCGCCTACTTGGTAAATACCTCCGAGCGGGAGTAGCAGAGCGCGAAACAGGTCTGTGGTTTGAGTCAACCAAAGGCGTCCCTCAAGGTGGGCCATTATCCCCTTTACTTTCCAATATTTTACTCGATGAATTAGATAAGAAGCTAACCTACAAACGCCTTAAGTTTGCACGTTACGCTGATGACATAATCATTTTAGTAAAAACGAAAAGCGAAGGGCTAATAATCCAACGGGAAATTACTGCGTTCATCACTAAGCGATTAAAGCTCAAAGTGAACGAATCGAAAAGTCGAGTCGGTCCAGTAACAGGCTCGAAATTTCTCGGGTTTACCTTTCGTTACGGTCAAGTGCAAATTCACGAACAGGCGCTAAAGAAATTTAAAGCAAATGTAAGAGAACTCACTAACCGCAACTGGGGGATCTCAATGACCCTACAAATTCATAAACTCACACAGTATTTACTGTGGCTGGGGACACTACTACCTAATAGCCAACGCTTATCAACTAACAGTGGATTTAGATCATTGGATCCGCCGTAG